A window of Centropristis striata isolate RG_2023a ecotype Rhode Island chromosome 13, C.striata_1.0, whole genome shotgun sequence genomic DNA:
ctgctgagctcctccgctatagtcatcttcggccatgatttcaaagttctggaaaagtccgatgttgcattgcgacactcccgcatgtattctgatcatgattctgatgcatttcattggccaagagaccgaaaataggtggaaaaaaatacaaatactacaaaatgacatatccgctgtcctggccttaatggtagagtgacgcaacagcactcccggttttaatggtagaaatgcgataatgctttcccggcgtcaatgggttaatcggAGTTGgggaattcatttttttcaagtgtcatgtaaacgtactgagtaAGACACATGACAGAGCTGAACTTAAAGAGAGGAAGATGCTGTCTGACTCTGCAGTGCATTTTAGTGGTGATACTGAATGAGATAAGCATAAAGAGACATTACCTTATTGTCCATCACCCCATCTGTGACCTCGCCCATCTCGCTTAGAATAGCCAGGGAGTCTGGGAGTCCATACTTGGCTCCAGACTTAGGCTTGTCACCGCAGAACTCactctgtggaaaaaaaaacaaaatcaagacCAATGTTTAAGTACAAATGGTACAAACTATGTCAGatcttcataaaaaaaacatgtaaagatacaaaagaaattatttttcaacCCTCACATATGTGTGTTTATCTACAGAGATCCTACAATCTGCCCagatttcctcttttcttttcattttcctgCATAAAAACAGTTTCAGATTGCATCAATACGATGTGGACAAGCTGTGGAGAATATTTACCAAGTCCTGCATCTCCTTCTGAAGCCTGGCCATCGCCTTCTTTGTGCcaacagcaaacacaaaagTGTCCATGTCCTCTTCATTCAGAGTCACTTTGATTTGCTGCAAACAGACAGACGCTGTTAGAGAGACAATGACTGCGACTGTGAGACTGATTTTAGAAGCACAGTCCAGTGcatctgtgttttgtgttccaCTTTACAGACTTATTTGACTTAAACATACCACTTGATCACAGGCGGGCCTCATCATCCTGGCCAGAACATTGAGCAGGTCTTGCCTCTTCAGGAACTGGAAGAGACGACAGGGAACATAACATGACTGTGTGTTTCACTCAATACAGTGACaccaaataatttaaaataccaGAGCCTGCTTCACCAGACTGGCAAACAGCTTTATACATGAGGCTGTCTGGACGCTGAACTCTCTCCTTTCTGCCTCCATAAAGTCTGGACTGTAAGTAACTTACCCAACCCACACAGCACCAGCCACAAGAACTTTCTTTATACAAACatatacgcacacacacctacagTCCTTGTACGGAACAACACAAAATTCACTGCTTACTtaaattatgttatttcatcCCCATTTGGACTTTACTCGTCATCTTtacagttttattgtttttcatgatATATGCCTTGTTATTGTATCCCCTGACCCCTACTTAAGCAatattttgcatacattttttttttagagaataTCACAAAATATACAGCAATGCCAGGTAAATTATACATACACAGCTCTCCATAGATTTTTCAACAAGAAAAGAACTTTGTACATTTTGGTAGAGGAGAAGTGTACACAGAAAGGGCAATGGGATATACTTCAGGGGAAAAGACTTAGAAATACCTGAGATAAAAATCAATGAGACAAGagtaaaataaaactgaagtaCAGGGTCATACATTTGAGACCTCCCCAAATATTTTGCTTTTTCATCTTAGTATTTTTAATCCTTCGATGTTTCGTTTTACATGAGAGGAAAATAATTTTGCTCCTCTTTATGTCTTGTAACATGCAGGAATTGACGATAAAGGTGACTTAACTTAAGTAAAACAAATTGCACATACCTTGAGCTGGATCAGCATGCCTTCACAGCAAACACGTCCAGAGCACCACAGGTTGTAGATGTGCTCATTTTCCTGATTAAGCTTTCCAGTGCTCACTGCTTCTTTACTGGTGCCGTCATCACCTACACATACAAATTATTGACAATTAACACAAGCTGTGCTTCACACTGACTGTCACCATGTCATTCATTGCTttcacacactgctgctgctgaaagcTGGAGACAACTCACCCACTAGTGCAAAGTTGCTCTCTAGAAGCTCCCTGTGTGAGTTGAACCAGGCCTGAGCAAGGCGACTGTTTTTGTTCTTGCCAATGATATAGTTCATGATGTAAGCCAACAGACCGGTGACCATCAGGATCTCCATGTAGTAGCTCTCCCAGCTGTTCTGCAGATGTGCAGGAACCTGAGGAGAAACAAATCTATAAGTATCATAGCTCGACCAATATTTTTAAGGCCAGAGTtgacatctgatttttttttttttttaaattctaaatatcaataacaatatataagccagtagtttttttttgtttgtttttttacacatcaaCACTGTGGATGTAGATGCcttagattttgttttttaaatgattgtgaccGAGACATAAGAAGTCGAACAtttaaaagttggaaaaaataaagttgtcccTGCTCTCTGGTGGACAAATGATTGAATTATAGTTTTTCTAAATGACCTTAAAGTGGCTGTATGTGACTTTCAGAAAATTAAGATAGCAGTAATCATCTTTTTACTATGTAAACATATAGTGGAGTAAAGCCGCCCTGAGCAGAGAATAAAGTCACGCTTCAATTTTCTCtgatatttttgacaaaaaacaacaactaattgTTGTGGTAGCCAGTCCGGCCACACATTCATgagcccctgtgtgtgtgtccaactcGCAGCCACTCTACTCAACATTGCTCTCATACAGCAGTTATCTCTTATAAGGCGTCTTCAGTTTAGGCTGTTAGCTCTGTCCCCACTGTTGTCTTTTAGGACCGCTTCTCCATGTACATAGCCACGAGgcaatttaattttgtgtacaGCCCCTTTAAACCGAGTATGACATTTCTGAGCTGCAATTTATTGTGACTTAACATAAACACTGATACCGACATAAGAATAAACTGAAATTTATCTTTGTGGGTCAGTATTAAtgtgatggaaaaaattataatacaGACTAAAGGCACTAATCTGCTGAAGGCTAGATTTTCACTGTTGCCATTGTTGAGCTTCCATGACAAAAGTTTATGTAAATTGCAGGCAGCAGAAAGTCGATGCACATTCAGATCATCATCAGATCACAATCAGCAGAAGAAAGGTGTGAAACTTGCTACTGAGAAGATTTGAGGATTAAATTCGGTTTACCGTGTGGATTATGAGGGGGTCCTTCATGGAGTGGCCTGGCTTATCCATGTCTCCAATGCCCTCAAACTCCTCCTGGTCATATTTGCTGTATATGTCTTGATCCTGCAGAAACATCAGGTTGAATTAGCTTTGCAATAGATTCTGTGTAAATTCATGTAATgccataaatattaaaacatatttattatgtataaTGTGCTTTAAAATTAAGATGTAAACAATGAGACAAAGTGATGTACCTGGGTCTCTGAGTCCTCAAAACCGTCCAGTCCGTCCTCCAGCTCCACAGTTGCTTCgtcttcatcttcatcctcTTCAGGCTGCGAGGATGGTGAGGCGCGAGGCGGAGGAGCAGTTTCTGCTTCCGCTCCTTGATCGTCATTCATGTCCTCAAACTCAGCGAAGTCATTGTCATCAAAGTCTGCTAGGTCCTCGCCATCATCAAAGTCGTCATTGTAGCGCCCCCTGGAGACGGGAAAggccaggaggagcagcagcgcAGGTATCAGGAGATACACACTGCGCATGGTGGGACCTGTTGATGCAACACACAGGAAAACATGTAAATGAGGGTGGAGTAGCAAAGGACA
This region includes:
- the ccdc47 gene encoding PAT complex subunit CCDC47; this encodes MRSVYLLIPALLLLLAFPVSRGRYNDDFDDGEDLADFDDNDFAEFEDMNDDQGAEAETAPPPRASPSSQPEEDEDEDEATVELEDGLDGFEDSETQDQDIYSKYDQEEFEGIGDMDKPGHSMKDPLIIHTVPAHLQNSWESYYMEILMVTGLLAYIMNYIIGKNKNSRLAQAWFNSHRELLESNFALVGDDGTSKEAVSTGKLNQENEHIYNLWCSGRVCCEGMLIQLKFLKRQDLLNVLARMMRPACDQVQIKVTLNEEDMDTFVFAVGTKKAMARLQKEMQDLSEFCGDKPKSGAKYGLPDSLAILSEMGEVTDGVMDNKMVHYITNHADKIESIHFSDQFSGPKVMQEEGQPLKLPETKKTLLFTINVPGMGNTSPKDMDALLPLMNMVIYSIDKVKKLRLNREGKLKADRNRARVEENFLKQTHAQRQEAAQTRREEKKRAEKERIMNEEDPERQRRLEEAAQRREQKKIEKKQMKMKQIKVKAM